In one Lolium rigidum isolate FL_2022 chromosome 3, APGP_CSIRO_Lrig_0.1, whole genome shotgun sequence genomic region, the following are encoded:
- the LOC124695451 gene encoding beta-amylase 2, chloroplastic-like, with product MALNLTHQTGAAAITATPPTGARAAVFAASATGTATSGATMVRSGSAQSLRLQTQTVEPAQPQPSDFHQAMAAPGREAQHGDPAAEEARKVGVPVFVMMPLDTVRKDGSALNRRKAVQASLAALKSAGAAGIMVDVWWGIAEAEGPGQYNFAGYIELMEMAKKAGLKVQAVMSFHQCGGNVGDSVNIPLPRWATEEIDKDQDLAYTDRCGRRNYEYISLGADALPALKGRTPIQCYADFMRAFRDHMAPYMGSTICEIQVGMGPAGELRYPSYPESNGTWSFPGIGEFQCYDRYMLASLRAAADAVGKPEWGCAGPGDSGSYNQWPEDTNFFRREGGWNTEYGKFFMSWYSQMLLEHGDRILSAASSVYTGVPGVKVSVKVAGIHWHYGTRSHAPELTAGYYNTRNHDGYQPIARMLGRHGAVLNFTCVEMRDHEQPQDAQCLPEALVRQVANAAKEAGIGLAGENALPRYDETAHDQVIATAAEKAEEERMVAFTYLRMGPDLFQPDNWRRFAAFVKRMTETGVRDVCREQVEREAQGVAHATQPLVHEAAAALAN from the exons ATGGCGCTGAACCTGACCCACCAGACCGGCGCGGCGGCCATCACGGCCACCCCGCCGaccggcgcgcgcgcggccgtcTTCGCGGCCTCCGCCACCGGCACCGCCACCTCCGGCGCCACCATGGTGCGCAGCGGCAGCGCGCAGAGCCTGCGGCTGCAGACCCAGACGGTGGAGCCGGCGCAGCCGCAGCCGTCCGACTTCCACCAGGCCATGGCGGCCCCGGGCCGGGAGGCGCAGCACGGGGACCCGGCGGCCGAGGAGGCGCGCAAGGTGGGCGTGCCGGTGTTCGTCATGATGCCGCTCGACACCGTGCGCAAGGACGGCAGCGCGCTCAACCGCCGCAAGGCCGTGCAGGCGTCGCTGGCCGCGCTCAAGAGCGCCGGCGCCGCGGGGATCATGGTCGACGTATGGTGGGGCATTGCCGAGGCCGAGGGGCCCGGACAGTACAACTTCGCCGGCTACATCGAGCTCATGGAGATGGCCAAGAAGGCCGGCCTCAAGGTGCAGGCCGTCATGTCCTTCCACCAGTGCGGCGGCAACGTCGGAGACTCGGTCAA CATCCCACTTCCTCGATGGGCAACGGAGGAGATTGACAAGGACCAGGACCTGGCGTACACTGACCGGTGCGGCCGCCGCAACTACGAGTACATCTCTCTGGGCGCCGACGCGCTGCCGGCGCTCAAGGGCCGCACCCCCATCCAGTGCTACGCCGACTTCATGCGCGCCTTCCGCGACCACATGGCGCCCTACATGGGCAGCACCATCTGCGAGATCCAGGTCGGCATGGGCCCCGCCGGCGAGCTCCGCTACCCCTCCTACCCGGAGAGCAACGGCACCTGGTCCTTCCCGGGCATCGGCGAGTTCCAGTGCTACGACCGCTACATGCTCGCCAGCCTCagggccgccgccgacgccgtcggCAAGCCCGAGTGGGGCTGCGCCGGGCCGGGAGACTCCGGCAGCTACAACCAGTGGCCCGAGGACACCAACTTCTTCCGCCGCGAGGGAGGCTGGAACACCGAGTACGGCAAATTCTTCATGAGCTGGTACTCGCAGATGCTGCTCGAGCACGGCGACCGCATCCTCTCCGCCGCCTCATCCGTCTACACCGGCGTCCCCGGCGTCAAGGTCTCCGTCAAGGTGGCTGGCATCCACTGGCACTACGGCACCAGGTCACACGCCCCTGAGCTCACGGCCGGGTACTACAACACCAGGAATCACGACGGGTACCAGCCCATCGCGCGCATGCTGGGCCGCCACGGCGCCGTGCTCAACTTCACCTGCGTCGAGATGCGCGACCACGAGCAGCCGCAGGACGCGCAGTGCCTCCCCGAGGCGCTCGTGCGGCAGGTGGCCAACGCCGCCAAGGAGGCCGGCATCGGGCTCGCCGGCGAGAACGCACTGCCCAGGTACGACGAGACGGCGCACGACCAGGTGATCGCCACTGCCGCCGAGAAGGCCGAGGAGGAGCGCATGGTGGCATTCACCTACCTCCGCATGGGGCCCGACCTCTTCCAGCCCGACAACTGGCGCCGCTTCGCCGCCTTCGTCAAGCGGATGACGGAGACCGGCGTCAGGGACGTGTGCCGGGAGCAGGTCGAGCGGGAGGCGCAGGGCGTCGCGCACGCCACGCAGCCGCTCGTccacgaggccgccgccgccctcgccaactAA